In Canis lupus dingo isolate Sandy chromosome 27, ASM325472v2, whole genome shotgun sequence, one genomic interval encodes:
- the LOC112665486 gene encoding cationic amino acid transporter 3-like: protein MPCQTLRRLGQKLVQKRKLEKPEATNKQSRSLNTVELMVLGLDYILDISVYFLAGEVARDIAGPSTVICFLVAGLASVLAGLCYAEISARVPHSGFSYLYTYVTVGELGAFVTGWNLILSFVAYTALVIQAWTLALDNLFGNQISQALTESISLHVSRVFAKILGFFAMGLVLLLIELLTLNIRQLFLVSKVVTVVNLLVVSFFIISGFMKGDLHNWKLTEEDYIKAGLNETSSLGSLGSGGFMPFGFRGILRGSATCFYVFIGFGYIVDIVKRTQNPKRSISMGIVISLLICFLVYFGVSVALTLMVPYYQLRPGSTLPQISA from the exons ATGCCGTGTCAGACACTTCGCAGATTGGGTCAAAAGCTGGTACAGAAACGTAAACTGGAGAAGCCAGAGGCTACAAATAAGCAATCCAGAAGCCTGAACACTGTGGAATTAATGGTCCTAGGTTTGGACTACATACTGGATATAAGTGTGTATTTCCTGGCTGGTGAGGTAGCTAGAGATATAGCAGGACCATCTACTGTGATCTGCTTTTTGGTGGCCGGCCTAGCTTCAGTGTTGGCTGGACTGTGCTATGCAGAGATTAGTGCCCGGGTTCCACACTCTGGCTTTTCATATCTCTACACTTATGTCACTGTAGGCGAACTTGGGGCTTTTGTCACTGGCTGGAACCTCATCCTCTCCTTTGTTGCCTATACAGCCCTCGTGATCCAGGCCTGGACTTTGGCTTTGGACAATCTGTTTGGGAACCAAATCTCTCAGGCCCTGACTGAGAGCATTTCATTGCATGTTTCCCGTGTTTTTGCAAAAATTCTAGGCTTCTTTGCCATGGGCCTGGTGTTGTTGCTAATAGAATTGCTGACTCTGAACATTAGGCAGCTTTTTTTGGTTTCTAAAGTGGTCACAGTGGTGAACCTTTTGGTTGTCAGTTTTTTCATCATCTCTGGCTTCATGAAGGGGGACCTGCACAACTGGAAGCTCACAGAAGAGGACTACATAAAGGCTGGACTCAATGAGACATCTAGCCTGGGTTCTCTGGGCTCCGGAGGATTCATGCCTTTTGGCTTCCGGGGGATTCTCCGTGGATCAGCTACCTGCTTCTATGTATTTATAGGTTTTGGATATATTGTTGACATAGTAAAAAGAACCCAGAATCCCAAGCGTTCCATCTCCATGGGTATTGTGATTTCATTGCTCATCTGTTTTTTGGTGTATTTTGGTGTCTCTGTGGCACTGACTCTTATGGTGCCTTACTACCAGCTCCGACCTGGAAGCACCTTGCCTCAG ATATCAGCCTGA
- the LOC112665487 gene encoding cationic amino acid transporter 3-like, with product MLCQVLRRIGQKLVHRRILEEDVNGLAPARRLSTLDLVALGVGCTVGVGVYVLAGEVVRDQTGPSILICMLVASLSSMLAGLCYAEFGVRVPHAGSAYLYTYITVGELWAFITGWNLIVFFAAHTVTVAQAWTLAFDNLLGNHISQTRHESISPNVPQVLGEILGFIVVGLVLLLMELLTLRNRWIFLLSKVVTLVKLLVLSFVIISGFMKGDLHNWKLTEEDYKKAGLNDTLSLGPLGSGGFVPFGFQGILCGSPTCFYAFIGFSIIISRVEEAQNPERSIPMGIVISLLICILVYFGVSASLTLMVPYYQLRPGSTLPEAFLHIGWAPAYYAVTFAFLCSLSVSLFGFMLPIRNLIYMMAQDGLLFPVLASIQTGTYTPNVATVIFGIIAAIMAFFFELTDFLDLMSVGALLAYSLVALCVLILRYQPEMRYERNGVQVQDENEPAAEKLTLRGLFFPGSPTPTPLSGQVVSVCSSLLALLLTLLCLVLASWPGLLSGDPWWITVVVLLLVFITGITGVIWRQPQSSSPLHFKVPGLPLLPLLSIFLNVCLMMQVTAVTWALLGIWMLIGFAIYFSYGIQHSLVP from the coding sequence ATGCTGTGTCAGGTACTTCGCAGAATTGGCCAAAAGCTGGTACACAGACGTATACTGGAAGAAGACGTGAATGGGTTGGCCCCTGCCAGAAGACTGAGCACTCTGGATTTAGTGGCACTGGGTGTGGGCTGCACAGTGGGGGTAGGTGTGTATGTCCTGGCTGGTGAAGTGGTTCGAGATCAAACAGGACCATCCATACTGATCTGCATGTTGGTAGCCAGCCTATCTTCTATGTTGGCTGGTCTGTGCTATGCAGAGTTTGGTGTCCGGGTTCCTCATGCTGGCTCTGCATATCTCTACACCTATATCACTGTAGGTGAACTCTGGGCTTTCATCACTGGCTGGAACCTTATTGTGTTCTTTGCTGCTCATACAGTTACTGTGGCCCAGGCCTGGACCTTAGCTTTTGACAATTTGCTCGGAAACCACATTTCTCAGACCCGGCATGAGAGTATTTCACCGAATGTTCCCCAAGTCCTTGGAGAAATTTTAGGCTTCATTGTTGTGGGCCTTGTGTTGTTGCTCATGGAATTGCTGACTCTGAGGAATAGGTGGATTTTCCTACTTTCCAAAGTGGTCACATTAGTGAAACTTTTGGTTCTCAGTTTTGTCATCATCTCTGGCTTCATGAAGGGGGACCTACACAACTGGAAGCTCACAGAAGAGGACTACAAAAAGGCCGGACTCAATGACACCTTGAGCTTGGGCCCTCTGGGCTCCGGAGGATTCGTGCCATTTGGCTTCCAGGGGATTCTCTGTGGATCACCTACCTGTTTCTATGCATTTATAGGTTTCAGCATTATTATTTCCAGAGTTGAAGAAGCCCAGAATCCTGAGCGTTCCATCCCCATGGGCATTGTGATTTCGCTGCTCATCTGCATTTTGGTGTATTTTGGTGTCTCTGCATCACTTACACTTATGGTGCCTTACTACCAGCTCCGACCTGGGAGCACCTTGCCTGAGGCATTTCTCCATATTGGCTGGGCCCCTGCTTACTATGCTGTAACTTTTGCATTCCTCTGTAGTCTTTCTGTCAGCCTCTTTGGCTTTATGCTTCCCATACGTAATCTGATATACATGATGGCACAGGATGGCCTCCTCTTTCCTGTACTTGCCAGCATCCAAACTGGCACATACACCCCCAATGTGGCCACTGTGATCTTTGGCATTATTGCAGCAATCATGGCATTCTTCTTTGAACTCACTGATTTTCTGGACCTCATGTCAGTTGGGGCTCTACTAGCTTACTCCCTGGTGGCTCTTTGTGTTCTTATCCTCAGATATCAGCCTGAGATGAGGTATGAGAGAAATGGAGTGCAGGTGCAGGATGAGAATGAACCTGCAGCAGAGAAGCTGACTCTACGGGGACTGTTTTTTCCAGGCAGCCCCACCCCTACTCCACTGTCTGGCCAGGTTGTCTCTGTTTGCTCCTCACTGCTTGCTCTACTTCTGACTCTGCTCTGCCTGGTGCTGGCCTCGTGGCCAGGTCTGCTTTCTGGAGACCCATGGTGGATCACAGTGGTTGTGCTGCTCCTGGTGTTCATCACTGGGATCACTGGAGTCATCTGGAGACAACCACAGAGCTCCTCTCCCCTTCACTTTAAGGTACCtggtctgcctctcctcccactcctgagCATCTTTCTGAATGTTTGTCTTATGATGCAGGTGACAGCTGTCACCTGGGCCCTACTTGGTATTTGGATGCTGATTGGATTTGCTATCTACTTCAGCTATGGGATCCAGCACAGCCTGGTCCCTTAA